The Herpetosiphonaceae bacterium genome segment GCGCGGCGGCGTAGAACTCATAGATCACAAAGTCCGCAAACGTAATCAGCGCGCCGAGCACCGTCGGGATCAGCGATTGGGCAAAGAGATAGAAGATCTGCCAGGGCTCGCTCAGGCGCGGCAGCAGCGCCGACTGGCTGAAGATCGGCCACCACGTGAGCAGCGCCGTGCCCATAAACAGGATGTGCTCCAGGCCGTGGATCGGCGGATTGCCGAGCGCCATCTGGTAGAACGAAGGCACGTGCCACAGCGAGAACACAATGTTGAAGATCGCAAACGCGATAAAGGGCGAGGTGATAAACCGCGCGATCGGCAGTACCAACGGCAGACGTAGCGCCCGGTCGACCAGCCAGCCGGGAATACCCTTGAGCAGCAGCGGCGGCATAATCATCGTCACCAGCAAGTGCTGCACCATATGTGCGCTAAACAGATAGTAATCGCCCAGCTCATGCAGCGGCCCTTGCAGCGAGCCAAAGACGATCAGCATCGCCAGCAAGAACATAATCACCTGTCGCTTATCGACGTGCTCTCCCCAGCGCCGCCGCAGCGGCCCGACCGCGTACAGGTAGAGCGCGGTCATCACGATCACGCCCACGGTGATCGGCGGCTCGATCGCCCACCAGCTACCCTCGTGCGGCGCGAACGGATGGGCCACGATCGGCGCTAATATCGAGATTGGAAACATACCACCTGCCTCAAAACCGCAGCCCCGTCGCGTCCACGCACC includes the following:
- a CDS encoding cytochrome c oxidase assembly protein, giving the protein MFPISILAPIVAHPFAPHEGSWWAIEPPITVGVIVMTALYLYAVGPLRRRWGEHVDKRQVIMFLLAMLIVFGSLQGPLHELGDYYLFSAHMVQHLLVTMIMPPLLLKGIPGWLVDRALRLPLVLPIARFITSPFIAFAIFNIVFSLWHVPSFYQMALGNPPIHGLEHILFMGTALLTWWPIFSQSALLPRLSEPWQIFYLFAQSLIPTVLGALITFADFVIYEFYAAAPRVIALPAIEDQQISGLIMWLGGASIVLLVLTVRFFQYMERDSDESLEATGV